One Elusimicrobiaceae bacterium genomic region harbors:
- a CDS encoding SpoIIE family protein phosphatase — translation MIKNKSLAVKLMLIFSSATVAVFLVIFGFNYATARKIIERNTRTQAELIVQSAVFRIEGVLRPVMTSVGSLAGFMSEGVPAQDRILRMLRDTVANTPEIFGSAAAFEPYNYLPGRKFFAPYCYRDGGKFRNSWLDGSDYEYFLQDWYQIPVELEKPVWSEPYYDEGGGNILMATYSFPFRNPVLKARVDGVVTADVSLERLTRIVSGIKILKTGYAVLVSKSGTFVTHPNTQLIMNESVFSLAEAAGNAPLRELGRRMIAGETGFSLINTATHGSCWVYYAPIPANGWSIALFFPRGELMADISRLNRETMFLSALGLLVLVFVILCISRSITRPLAAMSAAAELIGSGDFDAPVPAPETEDEIGRLAGTLRYMQNELKEHIRRLTETTAAKQRFESELNIARDIQLSFLPKLFPPFPDNHHFDIYALIQSAKEVGGDLYDFQMLDEDHVFFVIGDVTGKGVPAALFMAVTKTLLKVTATKNVSPEQVLAEVNDDLSEGNEKAMFVTTFIGTLNIRTGDIIYSNGGHNTPLVIRADGTASYLEPLEGMVVGVMKGMTFRKATLKLNPGDMLFLYTDGVTEATGPGNELYGEARLLADLQGVSARPIKEIVHGVLGRLIAFSNGDQADDITMLLLKYYGPEHPREIERTNNILR, via the coding sequence ATGATAAAAAACAAGTCGCTGGCCGTAAAACTGATGCTTATTTTCTCGTCCGCCACGGTGGCGGTTTTTCTTGTCATTTTCGGCTTTAACTACGCGACGGCGCGCAAGATAATCGAGCGCAACACGCGCACCCAGGCGGAACTGATCGTGCAGAGCGCGGTATTCCGCATCGAGGGAGTGCTGCGCCCGGTGATGACGTCGGTCGGCAGTCTGGCGGGTTTTATGTCGGAGGGCGTTCCCGCGCAGGACAGGATCCTGCGCATGCTGCGCGATACCGTAGCAAACACGCCCGAAATTTTCGGCAGCGCTGCCGCGTTTGAACCGTATAATTACCTGCCGGGCCGGAAATTCTTCGCGCCCTACTGTTACCGGGACGGCGGCAAATTCCGCAACAGCTGGCTTGACGGAAGCGATTACGAGTACTTTTTGCAGGACTGGTACCAGATTCCGGTCGAGCTGGAAAAACCCGTCTGGTCGGAGCCTTATTACGACGAGGGCGGCGGCAATATTCTGATGGCCACCTATTCTTTCCCGTTCAGGAACCCGGTACTGAAAGCGCGGGTGGACGGAGTGGTCACGGCGGATGTGTCGCTTGAGCGGCTGACGCGGATAGTGTCGGGCATCAAAATCCTCAAAACCGGGTATGCGGTGCTGGTTTCGAAATCCGGCACCTTCGTAACACACCCGAACACGCAGCTGATAATGAATGAAAGCGTTTTCAGTCTTGCCGAAGCCGCGGGCAACGCGCCGCTGCGCGAACTGGGCCGGAGAATGATCGCGGGCGAAACCGGTTTTTCCCTTATAAACACCGCCACGCACGGCAGCTGCTGGGTTTATTATGCGCCCATCCCGGCGAACGGCTGGTCAATCGCGCTGTTTTTTCCGCGCGGGGAGCTGATGGCGGATATCTCGCGCCTCAACCGGGAAACCATGTTCCTTTCCGCGCTCGGGCTGCTGGTTCTGGTATTCGTGATCCTGTGCATTTCGAGGTCCATCACCAGGCCGCTGGCGGCGATGTCGGCGGCGGCGGAACTGATCGGGTCGGGCGATTTCGACGCGCCTGTTCCGGCTCCTGAAACCGAAGACGAAATCGGCCGGCTGGCCGGCACCCTGCGCTACATGCAGAACGAGCTGAAAGAGCATATCCGCCGGCTGACCGAAACCACGGCTGCCAAACAGCGTTTCGAAAGCGAACTCAACATCGCGCGCGACATCCAGCTGAGTTTTCTGCCCAAACTGTTCCCGCCGTTCCCGGACAATCACCATTTCGACATCTACGCGCTCATCCAGTCGGCCAAAGAAGTGGGCGGCGACCTCTACGATTTCCAGATGCTGGATGAGGACCACGTTTTCTTCGTTATCGGCGACGTGACCGGCAAGGGCGTGCCCGCCGCGCTTTTCATGGCGGTAACCAAAACACTGCTTAAAGTCACCGCGACGAAAAACGTCAGTCCTGAGCAGGTGCTCGCGGAAGTGAACGACGATCTGAGCGAGGGCAACGAAAAAGCGATGTTCGTCACCACGTTTATCGGCACGCTCAATATCAGAACCGGCGACATCATTTATTCCAACGGCGGCCACAACACGCCGCTGGTAATCCGCGCGGACGGAACCGCCTCCTACCTCGAACCGCTGGAAGGCATGGTGGTCGGAGTAATGAAAGGGATGACCTTCCGCAAAGCGACGCTGAAATTAAACCCCGGCGACATGCTGTTTCTGTATACCGACGGTGTCACCGAAGCCACCGGCCCCGGCAACGAGCTTTACGGCGAAGCCCGCCTGCTGGCGGATCTGCAGGGCGTTTCCGCCCGCCCGATCAAGGAAATCGTGCACGGAGTGCTGGGCAGGCTGATCGCGTTTTCCAACGGCGACCAGGCGGACGACATCACCATGCTGCTGCTGAAATATTACGGGCCGGAGCATCCGCGTGAAATAGAGCGCACAAACAACATCCTGCGCTAA
- a CDS encoding ABC transporter substrate-binding protein, whose translation MKQKKINPLLTAALLAGMLLVPVPAALSGARAERGSSAGPAKLRFMPLWSPQAQFAGYYMAAKQGFYKKRGLDVEILAGGPQAPAEKTLRTGGCDITLLWLSSALKMRDSGFQLVNVGQIVRKSALLLVAKKSSGVKTPADLNGKKVSIWPDFDTQPKAFFAHEKIRPKIITQSHSVNLFLTGAVTAACAMTYNEYHTILNSGFNAGELVSFAPADYGINFPEDGLYMTRTSYEKNPEAACSFAKASVEGWLYAFEHPREAVAETIEYMHKARLPANEAHQTWMLNAFKTALLPDGRPDNAGLLDEKDYTFTAQELKRAGIIKTFPDYKSFYKNCK comes from the coding sequence ATGAAACAGAAAAAAATTAATCCGCTTCTCACGGCGGCGCTGCTGGCCGGCATGCTTCTTGTGCCCGTTCCGGCGGCGTTATCCGGCGCGCGCGCGGAGCGCGGTTCTTCAGCGGGCCCGGCAAAACTCAGGTTCATGCCGTTATGGAGCCCGCAGGCGCAGTTCGCCGGATATTACATGGCGGCGAAACAGGGTTTTTACAAAAAACGCGGGCTCGACGTGGAAATCCTTGCCGGAGGGCCTCAGGCTCCGGCGGAGAAAACGCTGCGGACGGGCGGCTGCGACATCACCCTGCTGTGGCTGTCGAGCGCGCTGAAAATGCGCGACTCCGGGTTTCAGTTAGTGAATGTGGGGCAGATCGTGCGCAAATCCGCGCTTTTGCTGGTCGCAAAAAAAAGCTCTGGCGTCAAAACGCCTGCCGATCTGAACGGGAAAAAAGTGAGCATCTGGCCGGACTTCGATACCCAGCCCAAGGCTTTTTTCGCGCACGAAAAAATCCGGCCGAAGATCATCACCCAGTCGCACAGCGTCAACCTTTTCCTTACCGGCGCGGTCACGGCCGCCTGCGCCATGACCTATAACGAATACCATACCATTCTCAATTCCGGCTTCAACGCCGGCGAGCTGGTCAGCTTCGCCCCCGCCGACTACGGCATCAATTTTCCGGAAGACGGGCTTTATATGACGCGGACTTCATACGAAAAAAATCCGGAGGCGGCCTGCAGTTTCGCCAAAGCCTCGGTGGAAGGCTGGCTGTACGCGTTCGAACACCCGCGCGAAGCGGTCGCCGAGACCATCGAATACATGCACAAAGCCCGGCTGCCCGCCAACGAAGCGCACCAGACCTGGATGCTTAACGCGTTTAAAACAGCTCTTCTGCCGGACGGCAGGCCGGACAACGCGGGCCTGCTGGACGAGAAAGATTACACATTCACGGCGCAGGAGCTCAAGCGGGCGGGCATCATCAAGACATTCCCGGACTACAAAAGTTTCTATAAAAACTGCAAATGA
- a CDS encoding ATP-binding protein, whose amino-acid sequence MPDNTGKRFSLRLPATLANLEEFRIFVTDGAVKAGMDEARIMQITLAVEEAYTNICKYAYPSDPRDAELTCDLTGERALVIELADSGAPFDITAAELPDTGIPLEDRAIGGLGGLLIREMADETQYRREGARNILRLTFRPRSGADETEKN is encoded by the coding sequence ATGCCCGACAACACCGGCAAACGCTTCAGCCTGCGGCTTCCCGCCACGCTGGCCAATCTGGAGGAATTCCGTATTTTCGTGACTGACGGCGCCGTCAAGGCCGGCATGGACGAAGCCCGCATCATGCAGATCACGCTGGCTGTCGAGGAAGCCTACACCAACATCTGCAAATACGCCTATCCTAGCGATCCCCGGGATGCCGAGTTGACCTGCGATCTCACGGGCGAGCGCGCGCTGGTCATAGAGCTTGCCGACAGCGGCGCGCCGTTTGACATAACCGCCGCCGAGCTGCCTGACACCGGCATTCCGCTTGAAGATCGCGCCATCGGCGGGCTGGGCGGGCTGCTTATCCGCGAAATGGCCGATGAGACGCAATACCGCCGCGAAGGCGCCCGCAATATCCTGCGCCTTACGTTCCGGCCTCGGTCCGGCGCCGATGAAACAGAAAAAAATTAA
- a CDS encoding STAS domain-containing protein, with protein MNIAIKKTGATSIVTVTGRMDAVTAPDFESKMTESIIGGDRKLVIILTGLEYISSAGLRAILAIAKRMRENQGQLVFAGLQGHVLEVFKISGFRSIFKIFDTEQEALTHLG; from the coding sequence ATGAATATCGCCATTAAAAAAACCGGCGCGACGTCCATAGTGACCGTCACCGGCAGGATGGACGCGGTAACCGCGCCGGATTTCGAATCCAAAATGACGGAATCCATCATTGGAGGAGACCGCAAGCTGGTGATCATACTGACCGGACTGGAATATATCTCCAGCGCGGGCCTGCGCGCGATACTGGCTATTGCCAAGCGGATGCGCGAAAATCAGGGCCAGCTGGTTTTCGCGGGCCTGCAGGGCCATGTGCTGGAAGTGTTCAAGATTTCCGGTTTCCGCTCGATCTTCAAGATTTTCGACACCGAGCAGGAAGCCCTGACGCATCTTGGCTGA
- a CDS encoding ATP-binding protein — protein MPDQTADANLLARVTIKAERNFLPLVTGFVRGLALEKGLAADQADGLENVTEEACLNVIDHAFSAGTDAYFSVSVERPPGQLVVAIEDYGLPLDWKKLRSGQGMGLGMLLMKAFTDEVRFVNLENNGKRLELVKNISSAPLAPALSEECFYNVPAALPDAAGAGPAAASAVTEIRLLASDEGVKLARLFYKNREYNYEDDVFFPEKISELVDSGLMTSAVAVLADGEFAAHMAIMKKRKDSFVGETGLSALDPVCRSAGLLEPLKRKLIEQARRDEMYGLYSETGLADVASRRINMTLGAKETGVLLGCLAGEDGGARHAALLTYIRIGEEPHRIIRPPFHHRTMISKIYANLGFSRQADSFAPPAAVLRPGDTSRLETRIVPETGLGYITVLHYGPDFQDAVITQQMELLRHRLGCIYLDLPLANPATPELCGAAELLGFFFAGVIPETSSGDMLRLQYLARPDCGYPQMEAVTEFGAELYDYVLGMAPVK, from the coding sequence ATGCCGGACCAGACTGCTGATGCGAACCTGCTGGCCAGAGTGACGATAAAAGCCGAGCGGAATTTCCTGCCGCTGGTAACCGGTTTCGTGCGCGGGCTCGCGCTGGAAAAAGGGCTCGCCGCCGATCAGGCCGACGGGCTGGAAAACGTTACAGAGGAAGCCTGCCTCAATGTGATTGACCACGCGTTCTCGGCCGGAACGGACGCGTATTTCAGCGTATCGGTCGAACGGCCTCCGGGCCAGCTGGTGGTGGCGATCGAGGATTACGGCCTGCCGCTCGACTGGAAAAAACTGCGCAGCGGGCAGGGTATGGGGCTTGGCATGCTGCTGATGAAAGCGTTCACCGACGAGGTGCGTTTCGTCAATCTGGAAAACAACGGCAAGCGGCTGGAGCTGGTGAAAAACATTTCGTCCGCGCCGCTCGCGCCGGCTCTGTCGGAAGAATGTTTTTATAATGTGCCGGCCGCCCTGCCGGACGCCGCCGGAGCCGGGCCGGCCGCCGCTTCGGCGGTGACCGAAATCCGGCTGCTTGCTTCCGACGAGGGCGTGAAGCTCGCGCGGCTGTTTTACAAGAACCGCGAATATAATTATGAAGACGACGTGTTCTTCCCGGAAAAAATTTCCGAGCTGGTGGACAGCGGCCTGATGACTTCGGCGGTTGCGGTTCTGGCGGACGGCGAATTCGCCGCACACATGGCGATAATGAAAAAGAGGAAGGATTCGTTTGTCGGAGAAACCGGCCTGAGCGCCCTTGATCCGGTCTGCCGCTCGGCCGGGCTGCTGGAACCGCTTAAGCGCAAACTGATCGAGCAGGCCCGGCGGGACGAAATGTACGGCCTGTACAGCGAAACGGGGCTGGCGGACGTCGCGTCGCGCCGCATCAACATGACGCTCGGCGCGAAGGAAACGGGAGTGCTGCTCGGCTGTCTTGCCGGCGAGGACGGCGGCGCGCGGCATGCCGCGCTGCTGACCTATATACGGATCGGCGAGGAACCGCACCGGATAATACGCCCGCCCTTTCATCACCGGACGATGATATCGAAAATTTATGCCAATCTCGGGTTCAGCCGGCAGGCGGACTCGTTCGCGCCGCCCGCCGCGGTGCTGCGGCCCGGCGACACTTCCCGGCTGGAAACCCGCATTGTGCCGGAAACGGGGCTGGGGTATATAACGGTGCTGCATTACGGCCCGGATTTTCAGGATGCCGTGATCACCCAGCAGATGGAACTGCTGCGGCACAGGCTGGGCTGTATTTATCTGGATCTGCCGCTCGCCAATCCGGCCACGCCGGAATTGTGCGGAGCCGCGGAACTGCTTGGGTTTTTCTTCGCCGGCGTGATACCGGAAACCTCATCCGGCGATATGCTGCGCCTGCAGTATCTGGCGCGC